DNA from Massilia antarctica:
CGCGGCGCCGATCTGGCGCCGCGCGGGAGAACTGAGATATTCGCCGGCGCCGAACAGCGCGCCCAATCCCAGCAATAACAGACAGGCGAAGGCGATCAGGCCGCGCTTCGCCATGCGCCTTATGGCCACATTAACGCGATTTGACGAACGGCTTGCCAATCGCTTTCGGCGCCACCGACTTGGCCATCAGGCCAGCGAGCACGATCACGGTCACCACATACGGCACCATCTGGATCAGCGAGCCCGGAATGCGTCCGATGCCCGGCAAGTCGACGCCTTCGATCTGGATCTGCACGGCGCTGAAAAAACCGAACATCATGCAGCCGAGCGCCGTGTACATCGGCCGCCAGTTACCGAACACCAGCGCGGTCAGCGCCAGGTAGCCGGCCCCGGCCGACATATCGCGCAGGAAGAAGCCACTCTGCACGATCGCCAGGTAAGCCCCCGAGAATGAGCACAGGACACCGGCCACCAGCATCGCCATGTAGCGCGTGGTAGCGACACTGACGCCGGCGGCATCGGCCGCGTGCGGGTTCTCGCCGCAGGCGCGCAGGCGCAGGCCGAAGCGGCTGTGGTAGATCACCCAGTGCACCAGCGGAATCAGCGCGAACGCCAGGTACACCAGCGCCGAATGGCCTCCGATCACGTGCCCGTAGAACCAGCCGATGAAGGGAATGCCTTCCAGCGCCTGAGTGCCCGGCAAGACGATGTCGAACAGGCGCGCCTGGCCCAGATCCGGCGTGCGGCCGCCCTGCTGGTAGAAGAACTGGGCCAGCACGAACGTCAGGCCGCTCATGGCGATGTTGATCGCAATGCCGCCCACCAGCTGGTTGCCCTTCTGGGTGATGCTCACGTAACCCTGCAGCAGCGCCAGTGCGGCCGATACGGCCACGCCGGCGGCCACGCCGTACCAGGGGTTCTGCGTGGTGAAGGCGACAGCGGCCGAGACGAAGGCGCTGGCGAGGATTTTGCCTTCCAGCGCAATGTCGACCACGCCGCTGCGTTCGGCGAACAGGCCGGCCATCGCTGCAAAAATCAGCACTGGCGCGTTGCGGATCGTGGACACCACGATGCTGGCTAAATGGAGGTCTTCGAACATGGCTTATCCTTTGCGAATGTTAAGCAGCTTCAGGACAGCGGGCGCGTACAGATTTTCCATCGCGCCGCAGAACAGAATGATCAGCCCCTGGATGAAGACAAACGTCTCCTGCGGGATGTTCGGTTTTTCCAGCGACAGGTCGAACCCGCCCTGGATCAGCGCACCGAACAAGACGCTCGACAGGAAGATGCCGACCGGGTGCTGACGCCCCATCAGCGCAATCGCAATGCCCACGAAACCCGCTCCCGCCGGGAAATTCAGACTCAGATAATGGGTCGATCCCATGATCGAATTGACCGCGCCCAAGCCGGCCAGCGCGCCCGAAATGAGCATCGCCACGATGATCATGCGGCTGATCGACACACCAGCGTAATGCGCCGCGCTTTGATTGAGGCCCGTGGCACGCAGTTTGTAGCCCCACGACGAGCGCCACACCATCACGCCATAAACGGCCAGGGCGGCGATCGCGAGCAGGAAGCTGACGTTGAGCGGCGTGTCGCCTAGCACCGGGAACCACGTATTCAGGCGCGGCATGGCGCCGGCGTCCGCGAACACGCGGCTGGCCGGATTTTGCTGGCCTTCCGGGATCAGGTACTTGACGATGATGAAGTTCATCAGGCTGGCGGCGATGAAGTTGAACATGATCGTCGTCACCACCACATGGCTGCCGCGCTTGGCCTGAAGGTAGCCGGGCAGCCATGCCCAGGCCGCGCCGAACACCGCGCTGCCCAGCATCGCGGCGGGAATCAGCAGCCAGGCGGGCAGCGAGTGGTCGAGCGTGAGCATGACCACGGTCAGGCCCAGGCCGCCGACATACAACTGGCCTTCGCTGCCGATGTTGAACAGACCGGCCTTCATGGCGATCGATACCGACAGGCCGGTAAAGATGAAGGTACTGGCGTAGAACAAGGTGTAGCTCAGCCCCTCCGGATTGATGACGGCGCTGTCGATCAGGATGCGCAGCGATTCGGTCGGGCTTTCGCCCAGCAGATGGATCACCAGTGCGGCCACCAGCAAAGCCGAGAGCAGGTTCAGTACAGGCAGGACAAACGCGCTTGCCCAGCGTGGGAGTTCGGTCGTTTTCATGTTTTGTGCATCCCGCCCATCAGCAGCCCGATGCGGGTTGTGTCGAATTCTTCAATCTTGAGTTCACCGGTGATGCGTCCGCCGGACATGACGATGATGCGGTCGGCCAGCGCCCGCACCTCTTCCAGTTCCACCGATACCAGCAGGATCGCCACGCCTTCGTCGCGCATCTTGAGCAGCTGCGTGTGAATGCTTTCGATGGTGCCGATGTCGACCCCGCGCGTCGGCTGGCCGACCAGCATCAGCTTCGGTTTGGCCGACACTTCGCGCGCGATCACCACCTTTTGCTGGTTGCCACCCGAGAGCAGGCCGATACGCAGGTCCGGATTGGCCGGACGCACGTCGAAGGCCTTGAGCAGGTCGCCGCAGCGCGCCGCGATGGCCTTGAAGTCGAACAGGCCCCAGCGGTTGCACACCCGGTCCTGGTAGCCGAACACGGTGTTCTGCATGACCGAAAAATCCTTGATCACGCCATCGCGCAGGCGGTCTTCCGGCACATGGCCGATGCCCAGCTTGCGGAACGTCGCCGGCAAGCCGTCGGCATCCGAGCGTTTCGCGTAGGGCAGTTCGGTGCCGAGCAAGGCGACCTTGCCGCCGCTCGGCAGGCGCATGCCCGACAGGATCTGCATCAATTCGCTCTGGCCGTTGCCTGACACGCCGGCAATGGCCACGATTTCGCCCGCGCGCAAGGTGAAGTCGATGTCGGCCAGCAGGCGCACCCCAGCGGCGTCTTGCAACTGCAGGCCGCTCACTTCCAGCACGGCGGCACCGGGGTTGTACGGCGCGCGCGGCAGTTCGCCCTGGATCGGGCGGCCCACCATCATGTTGGCCAGTTCTTCCTTCGACGTGGTCGCGGTTTGCACCGCACCCACCACGCGTCCGGCGCGCATCACGGTCACCTCGTCGGTGATCTCCATGATTTCGCCCAGCTTGTGGGTGATCAGGACGATGGTCTTGCCCTGTTCCTTGAACAGCCGCAGGATCTCGAACAGCGACGCGGTTTCCTGCGCCGTCAGCACGGCGGTCGGCTCGTCCAGGATCAGGATGTTGGCGCTGCGGTAGATCTGCTTGAGGATCTCGACGCGCTGCTGCGCGCCGACCGACAGGTCTTCGATCTTCGCCAGCGGGTCCACGTCGAGGCGGTAGCGGGTGCAGATCTCGCGCAGCTTCGCTTCCGTCGCGGCGCGGTGCGAGGCGAGCTTGAAGCCCCCCTCGGTGCCGAGCATGACGTTGTCGAGCACCGTGAAATTCTCGACCAGCATGAAGTGCTGGTGCACCATGCCGATGCCGAGGGCGATCGCCTGTTGGCTGGTGCGGATGTCCTGGGCCTGGCCGTCGATCAGCAGCGCCCCGCTGTCGGCATTGTAGTAGCCGTACAGGATGCTCATGAGGGTCGACTTGCCGGCGCCGTTCTCGCCGATCACGCCATGGATCGAGCCCTTGGCGATGGAGAAGCTGACGTCGGCGTTCGCCTGCACGGCCCCGAAGGCTTTGCAGATATTGCGAAATTCTACAGCTGGCTGCATAGCGGTCAGTGGTGAGTAGTAAAGGTAGATGAGTTCAAAAGCGCGCCGGACCAGTCAAAACCGGCGCGGCGCGCTTTTCTGAGAAGCGGGAAAAATCAGACCGGGCAGCTGCTGCCGGCGCGATAGTCGACGACCTTGATCTTGCCGCCGATGATGGCGGCCTTGGCTTCGTTGACCCGTTTTTCGATTTCCGGCGTGACGACCGCGCGGTTATCCTTGTCCAGCGCCCAATCGACGCCGCCTTCTTTCAGGCCCTTGTAGGTCACGCCGGCTTTCCAGCTGCCGTTCTTCATCTGCATGAACGAATCGTAGATGGCCACGTCGACCCGCTTGACCATGGAGGTCAGCATGGTGCCCGGATGGAGATAGTTCTGGTTCGAGTCGACGCCGATGGCCAGCTTGCCTTTTTCCTTGGCCGTCTGCAGGGTACCCATGCCGCTGCCGCCGGCTACGGCGAACACCACGTCCACGCCGCGGTCGAACTGCGCGCGCGCCAGCTCACCGCCCTTGGCCGGATCGTTCCAGGCCGCGCTGGTGGTGCCGACCATGTTCTGCATGGTCTCGATTTTCGGATTGGTCGCTTTCGCGCCCTGGACATAGCCGCAGGCGAAGGTGCGGATCAGCGGAATGTCCATGCCGCCCACAAAGCCGATTTTCTTCGACTTCGATGCCATGGCGGCGGCCACGCCGGCCAGGTAGGAGCCTTCTTCTTCCTTGAACAGGATCGAGTTGATGTTGCTGCCCTTGGCCACGGCGTCGATCAGCACGAAGCGCACGTTGGGGAATTCCTGCGCGACCTTCTGCACGGCCTGGGTCT
Protein-coding regions in this window:
- a CDS encoding BMP family lipoprotein translates to MKFKQLSITIAALCVAASATAADPKLGIVYDAGGKFDKSFNQSAFEGAERFKKETNIKYIEAQASSDTQAEQVLRGLARKKLDLIAAVGFSQTQAVQKVAQEFPNVRFVLIDAVAKGSNINSILFKEEEGSYLAGVAAAMASKSKKIGFVGGMDIPLIRTFACGYVQGAKATNPKIETMQNMVGTTSAAWNDPAKGGELARAQFDRGVDVVFAVAGGSGMGTLQTAKEKGKLAIGVDSNQNYLHPGTMLTSMVKRVDVAIYDSFMQMKNGSWKAGVTYKGLKEGGVDWALDKDNRAVVTPEIEKRVNEAKAAIIGGKIKVVDYRAGSSCPV
- a CDS encoding ABC transporter ATP-binding protein; the encoded protein is MQPAVEFRNICKAFGAVQANADVSFSIAKGSIHGVIGENGAGKSTLMSILYGYYNADSGALLIDGQAQDIRTSQQAIALGIGMVHQHFMLVENFTVLDNVMLGTEGGFKLASHRAATEAKLREICTRYRLDVDPLAKIEDLSVGAQQRVEILKQIYRSANILILDEPTAVLTAQETASLFEILRLFKEQGKTIVLITHKLGEIMEITDEVTVMRAGRVVGAVQTATTSKEELANMMVGRPIQGELPRAPYNPGAAVLEVSGLQLQDAAGVRLLADIDFTLRAGEIVAIAGVSGNGQSELMQILSGMRLPSGGKVALLGTELPYAKRSDADGLPATFRKLGIGHVPEDRLRDGVIKDFSVMQNTVFGYQDRVCNRWGLFDFKAIAARCGDLLKAFDVRPANPDLRIGLLSGGNQQKVVIAREVSAKPKLMLVGQPTRGVDIGTIESIHTQLLKMRDEGVAILLVSVELEEVRALADRIIVMSGGRITGELKIEEFDTTRIGLLMGGMHKT
- a CDS encoding ABC transporter permease, translated to MFEDLHLASIVVSTIRNAPVLIFAAMAGLFAERSGVVDIALEGKILASAFVSAAVAFTTQNPWYGVAAGVAVSAALALLQGYVSITQKGNQLVGGIAINIAMSGLTFVLAQFFYQQGGRTPDLGQARLFDIVLPGTQALEGIPFIGWFYGHVIGGHSALVYLAFALIPLVHWVIYHSRFGLRLRACGENPHAADAAGVSVATTRYMAMLVAGVLCSFSGAYLAIVQSGFFLRDMSAGAGYLALTALVFGNWRPMYTALGCMMFGFFSAVQIQIEGVDLPGIGRIPGSLIQMVPYVVTVIVLAGLMAKSVAPKAIGKPFVKSR
- a CDS encoding ABC transporter permease, coding for MKTTELPRWASAFVLPVLNLLSALLVAALVIHLLGESPTESLRILIDSAVINPEGLSYTLFYASTFIFTGLSVSIAMKAGLFNIGSEGQLYVGGLGLTVVMLTLDHSLPAWLLIPAAMLGSAVFGAAWAWLPGYLQAKRGSHVVVTTIMFNFIAASLMNFIIVKYLIPEGQQNPASRVFADAGAMPRLNTWFPVLGDTPLNVSFLLAIAALAVYGVMVWRSSWGYKLRATGLNQSAAHYAGVSISRMIIVAMLISGALAGLGAVNSIMGSTHYLSLNFPAGAGFVGIAIALMGRQHPVGIFLSSVLFGALIQGGFDLSLEKPNIPQETFVFIQGLIILFCGAMENLYAPAVLKLLNIRKG